One genomic window of Tatumella citrea includes the following:
- a CDS encoding YdgH/BhsA/McbA-like domain containing protein has product MKTMTTLIAAALSALSFGAFAESVSATSSTLDGAQAQIAAKAKAAGASSYTITSTINNNRVYMSAELNK; this is encoded by the coding sequence ATGAAAACTATGACTACTTTAATTGCTGCTGCATTATCTGCCCTGTCTTTCGGTGCATTTGCTGAGTCTGTTTCTGCGACCAGCAGTACTCTGGACGGTGCTCAGGCACAGATTGCTGCCAAAGCCAAAGCGGCCGGTGCATCTTCATATACTATTACCAGTACGATTAATAACAATCGTGTGTATATGTCCGCTGAGCTGAATAAATAA
- a CDS encoding DUF3748 domain-containing protein, translating into MQEKQLTFDPRHHQLTNFQIWTPDSQWLVFDTRPPEATFNSQTVERVNVDNGQNEVLYQASLDACVGVISCSPVHPERYVCIHGPENPDESWHYDFHHRRGVIIEEGNAVTLDACDITPPYTPGALRGGTHVHMFDSKGEFLSFTYNDHVMHERSSAEDMRNVGVAVPLYPVIVSRQHPREYNGSHFCVLVSQTTVNPQPGSDQINRAYEEGWVGMAGYQKASGEWQRRALVFIGDTLSADGHKIPEIFIADLPEHPEDYASAGDFPLQGLGDRLPYPPQGVVQRRLTYTQGIALQPRHWLRTSPDGSTISFLMADEQGIIQLWTISPLGGMPKQITRLADSIASVVNWHPQGRMVAFVCDNSVMTCDVRSGQCQRLTSRTAQAPCGDAVVWSPDGLKIAYMRDISGWRQLFMVTDF; encoded by the coding sequence ATGCAGGAAAAACAATTAACTTTCGACCCTCGCCATCATCAGCTGACAAACTTCCAGATCTGGACCCCGGACAGCCAGTGGCTGGTTTTTGATACCCGCCCTCCGGAGGCAACTTTTAACAGCCAGACGGTTGAACGTGTAAATGTTGATAACGGTCAGAATGAAGTTCTTTATCAGGCTTCACTGGATGCTTGTGTCGGAGTGATCAGTTGCAGCCCCGTACATCCTGAACGTTATGTCTGTATTCATGGGCCGGAGAATCCTGATGAGTCCTGGCATTATGATTTCCATCACCGCCGTGGCGTAATCATCGAAGAAGGCAATGCCGTCACTCTGGATGCCTGTGATATTACCCCGCCTTATACTCCGGGTGCATTGCGTGGTGGGACACATGTTCATATGTTTGATAGTAAAGGGGAGTTTCTCAGTTTTACTTACAATGATCATGTTATGCATGAGCGCTCATCTGCAGAGGATATGCGTAATGTTGGCGTTGCGGTACCACTGTATCCGGTTATTGTTAGCAGACAGCATCCACGGGAATATAATGGCAGCCATTTTTGCGTGCTGGTCAGCCAGACGACGGTGAATCCCCAACCCGGAAGTGATCAGATTAACCGGGCCTATGAGGAAGGATGGGTCGGTATGGCCGGTTACCAGAAAGCCAGTGGTGAATGGCAGCGCCGGGCGCTGGTGTTTATCGGAGATACACTCTCTGCCGATGGGCATAAGATCCCTGAAATTTTTATTGCCGATTTGCCTGAACACCCTGAGGACTATGCCTCTGCCGGTGATTTCCCGTTACAGGGGCTTGGGGATCGTTTGCCTTATCCACCTCAGGGGGTGGTTCAGAGAAGGCTTACTTACACGCAAGGGATTGCGTTACAACCTCGTCACTGGTTACGTACTTCACCTGACGGCAGCACCATTTCTTTTCTGATGGCTGATGAGCAGGGCATTATCCAGTTGTGGACGATTTCACCTTTAGGTGGAATGCCTAAACAGATAACCCGGCTGGCTGACAGTATTGCCTCGGTAGTCAACTGGCATCCGCAGGGCAGGATGGTGGCTTTTGTATGTGATAACAGTGTAATGACCTGTGATGTTCGTTCAGGTCAATGTCAGCGATTGACTTCCCGCACTGCACAGGCTCCCTGTGGCGATGCGGTAGTCTGGTCTCCCGACGGGCTGAAGATCGCTTATATGAGGGATATCAGCGGTTGGAGGCAGCTGTTTATGGTGACGGATTTTTAG
- a CDS encoding YceK/YidQ family lipoprotein translates to MIKVTNRIPTAGMIVWCAFSATGCSSVMSHTGPEQGYYSGTRANTEILEDQNTRWPIKTLAAVDYPFSAVMDTLLVPWDYFRKDSNSGGSSLHARVTESETLAKTDTMMPSSPVITAKNPSP, encoded by the coding sequence ATGATTAAAGTAACCAACCGGATCCCGACAGCAGGTATGATTGTCTGGTGTGCGTTTTCTGCTACTGGCTGTTCCAGTGTGATGTCACATACTGGCCCGGAACAAGGGTACTATTCAGGTACCCGGGCAAATACTGAAATACTGGAAGACCAGAATACACGCTGGCCGATTAAAACGCTGGCGGCGGTCGATTACCCATTTTCTGCCGTAATGGATACTCTGCTGGTACCCTGGGATTATTTCCGTAAAGACAGCAATTCCGGAGGAAGTTCACTGCATGCCAGAGTCACAGAAAGCGAAACCCTGGCAAAGACAGATACTATGATGCCGTCCTCGCCGGTTATTACTGCTAAAAATCCGTCACCATAA
- the ibpA gene encoding small heat shock chaperone IbpA: MRNFDLSPLYRSAIGFDRLFNLLESNPNQANGGYPPYNVELVDDTHYRITIAVAGFSQQELDITFHDNMLMVRGSHPVEQPEKKYLYQGIAERNFERKFQLADHIVVRDARLENGLLSIDLERITPEEVKPRRIEISDSAR, translated from the coding sequence ATGCGTAACTTTGATCTTTCACCACTGTACCGTTCTGCTATCGGTTTTGACCGTTTATTTAACCTGCTGGAATCTAATCCTAATCAGGCGAACGGTGGCTACCCTCCTTATAATGTTGAACTGGTTGATGACACCCACTATCGGATTACAATCGCGGTGGCTGGCTTTTCACAGCAGGAACTGGATATTACTTTCCATGACAACATGCTGATGGTCAGGGGTTCTCATCCTGTTGAACAACCAGAGAAAAAATATCTCTACCAGGGAATTGCTGAACGTAATTTCGAACGTAAATTCCAACTGGCAGACCATATCGTTGTCCGCGATGCACGGCTGGAAAATGGGTTGTTGAGCATTGATCTTGAGCGTATTACTCCCGAAGAAGTAAAACCTCGTCGTATTGAAATCAGTGACTCTGCCCGCTAA
- a CDS encoding EamA family transporter produces MRFKDVLLALCVVIIWGINFVIIKVGLEGIPPFLLATLRFALVAFPACLFIPRPAVPFKWLLAYGLTISFGQFAFLFLSIKLGMPAGLASLILQAQVFFTLLFGAVFLKESLRWYNFVGLLISVLGMIFLAEHSLAGDTRHGMPLIALLLTLAAAFCWGLGNITNKVIMRHHPVPAMSLVVWSAFIPLLPFMLSSWLFDGAVAIKTSLINFSTTGIFSVIYLSFLSTIVGYGLWGGLLGRYEASRVAPMALLVPVAGILSASILLHETMSPAQMTGIVVIIAGLLVNTFAGRIRQRQRSTTAGSR; encoded by the coding sequence ATGCGATTTAAAGATGTGTTACTGGCATTATGTGTAGTGATTATCTGGGGTATAAATTTCGTTATTATCAAAGTCGGCCTGGAAGGTATCCCCCCTTTCTTACTTGCAACACTGCGCTTTGCCCTGGTGGCATTTCCCGCCTGCCTGTTTATTCCGAGGCCTGCAGTTCCGTTTAAATGGCTGCTGGCCTATGGACTGACAATCAGTTTTGGTCAGTTTGCTTTTCTATTCCTGTCGATAAAACTCGGCATGCCTGCGGGCCTGGCATCACTGATTCTGCAAGCTCAGGTGTTTTTCACCTTGCTGTTTGGCGCCGTTTTTCTGAAAGAATCGCTGCGCTGGTATAATTTTGTTGGCCTGCTGATTTCGGTGCTGGGAATGATTTTCCTTGCAGAACACAGCCTGGCAGGAGATACCCGACATGGCATGCCACTCATCGCTTTACTACTGACACTGGCAGCCGCATTTTGTTGGGGTCTTGGAAATATTACTAATAAAGTCATTATGCGCCACCATCCGGTACCTGCTATGTCGCTGGTTGTCTGGAGCGCCTTTATTCCTTTGTTGCCTTTTATGCTCTCTAGCTGGTTGTTTGACGGTGCCGTGGCCATAAAGACCAGCCTGATCAATTTCTCCACCACAGGAATATTTTCGGTTATTTACCTCTCATTTTTATCGACTATTGTCGGTTACGGTTTGTGGGGAGGATTGTTGGGTCGCTATGAAGCATCACGGGTCGCACCTATGGCATTGCTGGTGCCCGTGGCAGGAATACTCAGTGCATCCATTTTATTGCATGAAACAATGAGCCCAGCCCAGATGACAGGAATTGTGGTGATTATCGCTGGTCTGCTGGTAAATACCTTCGCCGGCAGAATCCGCCAGCGACAACGCAGCACAACCGCAGGCAGCAGATAA
- a CDS encoding valine--pyruvate transaminase, with translation MHFSQFGNKFTRQTGISRLMEDMGRGLRTPGTVMLGGGNPAKIPEMDDYFWQLLAEMQQSGVLTEALCNYDGPRGKDVLLESLATTLKESQGWDISAKNIALTNGSQSAFFYLFNLFAGKQADGSTRKVLFPLTPEYLGYADAGLEEDLFVAARPTISRLPEGQFKYHVDMENLVVGDDIGLMCVSRPTNPTGNVITDEELTGLDQLARQHNIPLLIDNAYGLPFPGIIFTEARALWNPNIILCMSLSKLGLPGARCGIIIANEETIRALGNMNGIISLAPGSVGPAIAHEMLCRGDLLRLSEQVIRPYYQNKVAETIALIRRYIPEERCLIHKPEGAIFLWLWFHNLPVSTEELYQRLKARGVLMVPGHFFFPGLDGEWQHTRQCMRMNYVPDNQEIERAIILLAEELDQVFSAEN, from the coding sequence ATGCATTTTTCTCAGTTCGGCAACAAATTTACCCGTCAGACAGGAATTTCCCGTTTAATGGAAGATATGGGGCGTGGTTTACGCACCCCGGGTACAGTCATGCTCGGCGGGGGTAACCCGGCGAAGATCCCTGAAATGGATGACTATTTTTGGCAGTTGCTTGCAGAAATGCAGCAGAGTGGCGTGTTGACAGAGGCACTCTGTAACTATGACGGTCCGCGTGGTAAAGATGTCCTGCTGGAGAGCCTTGCGACAACCCTGAAAGAAAGCCAGGGCTGGGATATTTCGGCTAAAAATATTGCCCTGACCAACGGTAGTCAGAGTGCTTTTTTCTATCTGTTTAATCTGTTTGCCGGTAAACAGGCTGACGGGTCCACACGCAAAGTCTTATTCCCCCTGACCCCCGAATACCTCGGTTATGCCGATGCCGGGCTGGAAGAAGATCTGTTCGTCGCGGCCAGACCGACAATCAGTCGTCTGCCGGAAGGGCAGTTCAAGTACCATGTCGATATGGAAAATCTTGTGGTCGGGGATGATATTGGTCTGATGTGCGTTTCGCGCCCGACGAATCCAACCGGCAACGTGATTACCGATGAAGAACTGACTGGCCTGGATCAACTCGCCCGGCAACATAATATTCCACTGCTGATTGATAATGCTTATGGGCTGCCGTTTCCCGGCATCATTTTTACCGAAGCCAGGGCACTGTGGAACCCAAATATCATTCTGTGTATGAGTCTCTCTAAGCTGGGACTGCCCGGGGCTCGCTGTGGAATTATCATCGCAAATGAAGAGACCATCCGGGCACTCGGTAATATGAACGGTATCATCAGCCTGGCTCCGGGGAGTGTAGGTCCGGCCATTGCTCATGAGATGCTTTGCCGTGGAGATTTACTCCGGCTATCAGAGCAGGTCATCAGACCCTATTATCAAAATAAAGTGGCCGAAACTATCGCCCTGATTCGTCGTTATATCCCCGAAGAGCGCTGTCTGATCCATAAACCGGAAGGAGCCATTTTTCTCTGGCTGTGGTTCCATAATCTGCCGGTGTCTACAGAAGAACTCTATCAACGGCTAAAGGCAAGAGGCGTATTGATGGTACCAGGCCATTTCTTCTTCCCGGGATTAGACGGTGAATGGCAACATACCCGTCAGTGTATGCGTATGAATTATGTCCCTGATAATCAAGAGATAGAACGGGCAATAATTCTCCTTGCAGAGGAACTGGATCAGGTTTTTTCTGCAGAAAATTAA
- the ghrB gene encoding glyoxylate/hydroxypyruvate reductase GhrB produces the protein MKPPVIVYKSLPAELLSLLSEHCQITEVSDLSENTVTQHATAFSQAVGLLGSGAKVDQQLLDRMPALRVCSTLTAGYDLFDLDALNARHIALMHTTILSETVADTIFALILASARHITWLDSWVKAGQWQKSITPELFSIDVHHKTLGIIGMGRIGMAVAQRAHLGFSMDILYNARKNHPDAEQRFSAQYCCLDELLEKSDFVCIILPLSDETRQLIGARQLALMKPGAVLVNAGRGAVVDQQALTDALKNKQIYAAGLDVFEHEPIPADAELLTLPNVVTLPHVGSATHQTRYAMKQEGVENLIAALAGKLDKNCVNPQSVKQQ, from the coding sequence ATGAAACCCCCGGTTATCGTGTATAAATCTTTACCTGCTGAATTGCTGAGCCTTCTGTCGGAACATTGTCAGATAACCGAAGTTAGCGACCTGAGCGAGAACACAGTCACACAACACGCCACTGCCTTTTCTCAGGCCGTCGGGCTTCTGGGCTCTGGTGCCAAAGTGGATCAGCAACTGCTGGACAGAATGCCGGCACTGCGTGTCTGCTCTACTCTCACGGCCGGGTACGATCTGTTCGATCTTGATGCCCTGAATGCACGGCACATTGCTCTGATGCATACCACCATATTAAGTGAAACGGTTGCCGATACCATTTTTGCACTGATCCTCGCCAGTGCCCGTCACATTACCTGGCTGGATAGTTGGGTCAAAGCTGGCCAATGGCAGAAAAGCATCACACCGGAATTATTCAGTATCGATGTGCATCATAAAACGCTCGGTATTATCGGTATGGGACGGATTGGCATGGCAGTCGCACAGCGTGCACATCTTGGTTTCAGCATGGATATTCTGTATAACGCGCGTAAAAATCATCCGGATGCAGAACAGCGTTTTTCGGCTCAGTATTGCTGTCTCGACGAATTGCTGGAGAAAAGCGACTTTGTCTGCATTATTTTACCTCTCTCTGATGAAACACGGCAGTTGATTGGAGCGCGGCAACTGGCATTAATGAAACCCGGAGCGGTGTTGGTTAATGCCGGTCGCGGTGCTGTCGTTGACCAACAAGCACTGACTGATGCACTGAAAAACAAGCAAATTTATGCCGCAGGCCTGGATGTATTTGAACACGAACCCATACCTGCCGACGCAGAACTCCTGACATTACCCAACGTCGTCACTTTGCCGCATGTCGGTTCAGCAACCCATCAGACACGTTATGCAATGAAGCAAGAAGGGGTAGAAAACCTGATCGCCGCACTGGCCGGGAAACTGGACAAAAATTGCGTCAATCCGCAGTCGGTGAAGCAACAATAA
- a CDS encoding LacI family DNA-binding transcriptional regulator codes for MTSRPARATISDVAKAAGTGKTSVSRYLNGELHVLSPALKARIEQAIATLNYRPSQMARSLKRGRTRLIGLIIADITNAYSVEIMCGIEAACRDYGFTLLMCNTNNEVSLEQYYIQLLSSYQVEGIIVNAVGMHEAELSRLQQSRLPMTLIDRKIEDFDCDVIGLDNHEASEKVTRHLADNGFTALLFISEPVGSVNTRRERLQTFRQTVATYPEVQGENTEIALHQETELNRCLDDFLSRNCHQRCAIITANGSLTLQVVKQLQAKGIVCGTDVGLVGFDEMNWSSLVGTGITTLKQPTHQIGYRSLQSVINRIKQTDSERTEHFFTGELVIRGSSQPLQVTLPGQ; via the coding sequence ATGACAAGCAGGCCAGCAAGAGCCACTATCAGTGATGTCGCAAAAGCCGCAGGTACCGGAAAAACCAGTGTTTCCCGTTATCTGAATGGTGAGTTGCATGTGCTGTCACCTGCGCTTAAAGCACGAATAGAGCAGGCCATCGCTACACTTAATTATCGCCCAAGCCAAATGGCACGCAGCCTGAAACGAGGCCGGACCCGGCTCATTGGACTGATTATTGCTGATATTACTAATGCTTATTCGGTAGAAATAATGTGCGGCATCGAGGCCGCCTGCAGGGATTATGGCTTTACACTGCTGATGTGCAATACCAACAATGAAGTTTCCCTGGAACAGTATTATATCCAGCTACTCAGCAGCTATCAGGTCGAAGGGATCATCGTCAATGCTGTCGGTATGCACGAAGCAGAACTAAGCCGCCTTCAACAATCCCGTCTGCCAATGACATTGATAGACCGAAAAATTGAAGATTTTGACTGCGATGTTATTGGCCTCGATAACCATGAAGCCTCCGAAAAAGTAACCCGCCATCTGGCGGACAATGGTTTTACTGCCTTACTGTTTATCAGTGAGCCTGTGGGTAGCGTCAATACCCGTCGGGAACGTCTCCAGACTTTCCGCCAGACCGTTGCCACTTATCCTGAAGTACAGGGAGAGAATACCGAAATTGCTCTGCATCAGGAAACTGAACTCAACCGTTGCCTGGACGACTTTTTGAGCAGGAATTGCCACCAGCGCTGTGCAATTATTACTGCCAATGGTTCTTTGACATTGCAGGTAGTTAAACAGCTACAGGCAAAAGGTATTGTCTGCGGTACTGATGTCGGGTTGGTAGGTTTTGATGAGATGAACTGGTCATCACTGGTTGGCACCGGAATTACTACACTGAAGCAACCAACTCATCAGATAGGCTATCGCTCTCTGCAAAGTGTCATCAATCGTATTAAACAGACAGACTCAGAGCGTACTGAGCACTTCTTTACTGGTGAACTGGTGATCCGCGGTTCAAGTCAGCCATTACAGGTCACTCTGCCTGGCCAGTGA
- a CDS encoding DNA-3-methyladenine glycosylase I, giving the protein MQRCLWVSDDPLYLAYHDHEWGVPQKDPQALFEMLCLEGQQAGLSWITVLRKREAYRRLFHQFSPSLIAQMTQEDIEQRLQDSSIIRHRGKINAIISNAQAMLAMESAGESFSDFLWGFVENQPVVSHYASYRDAPVTSPAAIKMSGALKKRGFKFIGPTICYAFMQATGMVNDHQTNCFCHPDNTSVTS; this is encoded by the coding sequence ATTCAACGCTGTCTCTGGGTCAGTGACGATCCGCTGTACCTTGCCTACCATGACCATGAATGGGGCGTTCCACAAAAAGATCCGCAAGCCTTATTCGAGATGTTATGTCTTGAAGGCCAGCAGGCGGGATTATCGTGGATTACAGTGCTCAGAAAACGGGAAGCTTATCGCCGGTTATTTCATCAGTTCTCTCCGTCACTCATTGCACAGATGACTCAGGAGGACATTGAGCAACGGCTGCAGGACTCTTCTATTATCCGGCATCGTGGAAAAATTAATGCCATTATCAGTAATGCGCAGGCAATGCTGGCAATGGAGTCTGCCGGTGAATCGTTTAGTGATTTCCTGTGGGGATTTGTTGAAAATCAGCCGGTCGTCAGTCACTACGCCAGTTATCGGGATGCACCGGTGACCAGCCCTGCAGCGATAAAAATGTCCGGAGCTCTCAAAAAGCGGGGATTTAAATTTATCGGCCCCACTATTTGCTATGCATTTATGCAGGCAACAGGGATGGTTAACGATCATCAGACCAACTGTTTTTGCCACCCGGACAATACTTCTGTCACCTCATAA
- the dnaT gene encoding primosomal protein DnaT, with the protein MPVKLLASSVIGLDEFSQNPLSALQSAGQGTLAVFHQNAPVMYALTAERLAELLAAESALQRPTDVALDDQFFDQQEVSPASLRIPAGKFPMFAGWQPDQDFLRQAAIWGIALGEPVSDEELASFVSYWQAEGRTFHHIQWQQKLARSLQAGRVNKYPQTRRDHTQVAEPDRQIPNGFRGE; encoded by the coding sequence ATGCCGGTTAAACTTTTAGCTTCATCTGTCATCGGGCTGGACGAATTCAGCCAAAATCCACTCTCGGCACTGCAAAGTGCAGGGCAGGGTACTCTTGCGGTATTTCATCAGAATGCCCCGGTGATGTATGCGTTGACGGCAGAACGGCTGGCAGAATTGCTGGCTGCGGAATCAGCTTTGCAGCGGCCAACGGATGTGGCGCTGGATGATCAGTTTTTTGATCAGCAGGAAGTTTCACCAGCCTCTTTGCGTATTCCTGCCGGAAAATTTCCTATGTTTGCCGGATGGCAGCCAGACCAGGATTTTTTGCGCCAGGCTGCAATATGGGGGATAGCGTTGGGCGAACCCGTCAGTGATGAAGAGTTAGCGTCTTTTGTGTCCTACTGGCAGGCAGAAGGCCGGACATTTCATCATATTCAGTGGCAACAGAAACTGGCCCGCTCTCTGCAGGCAGGCAGAGTGAATAAATATCCTCAGACTCGCCGCGATCATACTCAGGTGGCGGAACCTGACCGTCAGATCCCTAATGGTTTCAGGGGGGAATAA
- the dnaC gene encoding DNA replication protein DnaC — MKTPESLFSRLQRLMPAGVRPKFTNGEELLAWNQQQGLLRSESIVRENRAMKMQRIMGRSGIRELHINCSFDNYRVESEAQGKALTLARQYAAEFDNSIASFVFSGRPGTGKNHLAAAIGNDLILRGKSVLIVTVADLMSNMKGTFSGDSQLTEEGLINDLSSVDLLVIDEIGMQTESRYEKVIINQIVDRRSSSKRPTGMLSNLNHDGMNALLGERVMDRMRLGNSMWVRFDWESYRDRVRGDEY; from the coding sequence ATGAAAACTCCAGAAAGTCTGTTCAGCCGTTTACAAAGATTAATGCCCGCCGGAGTCAGACCTAAATTTACCAATGGTGAAGAGTTACTGGCCTGGAATCAGCAGCAGGGCCTGCTGCGCTCGGAGTCCATTGTCCGGGAAAACCGTGCTATGAAAATGCAACGCATCATGGGACGTTCCGGAATTCGTGAGCTGCACATTAACTGTTCATTTGACAATTACAGGGTAGAAAGCGAAGCGCAAGGTAAGGCTTTAACCCTGGCGCGGCAATACGCGGCAGAATTTGACAACAGCATTGCCAGTTTCGTCTTTTCCGGGCGGCCCGGTACCGGTAAAAATCATCTGGCGGCAGCTATCGGTAATGATTTAATTTTGCGTGGCAAAAGCGTGCTGATTGTTACGGTCGCTGACCTTATGTCGAATATGAAAGGCACCTTCAGTGGCGACAGTCAGCTGACTGAGGAAGGCCTGATTAACGATCTGAGTAGTGTGGATTTGTTGGTAATTGATGAGATCGGCATGCAGACTGAATCACGTTATGAGAAAGTGATTATTAATCAGATAGTCGATCGTCGTTCCTCATCTAAGCGCCCGACAGGCATGCTGTCGAATCTGAATCATGACGGGATGAACGCATTACTCGGCGAACGTGTAATGGACCGGATGCGGCTTGGCAATAGCATGTGGGTTCGTTTTGACTGGGAGAGTTATCGTGATCGGGTGCGTGGAGATGAATATTAA
- a CDS encoding PTS sugar transporter subunit IIA, with protein sequence MDEDFCLSVNQREQIVSTLLGEGIALPHSLGLQARQSVVYTVLAPDGIPWGEERAYVIFLLAISKAEYQATMGIYDIFVELMQSRAALQLKNCPTFPVFIDTALEFLQQSVPG encoded by the coding sequence GTGGATGAAGATTTCTGTTTATCGGTGAACCAACGTGAGCAGATTGTCAGCACTTTATTGGGTGAAGGCATTGCTCTCCCTCATTCCCTGGGATTACAGGCCCGACAGTCAGTTGTATACACCGTACTGGCCCCGGATGGCATTCCCTGGGGGGAAGAGCGTGCTTATGTGATTTTTTTACTGGCTATCAGCAAGGCTGAATATCAGGCAACGATGGGAATTTATGATATTTTTGTGGAACTGATGCAGAGCAGGGCAGCATTGCAGCTGAAAAACTGCCCTACTTTCCCGGTGTTTATCGACACTGCACTGGAATTTCTACAGCAATCTGTTCCGGGGTGA
- the pptA gene encoding tautomerase PptA, whose translation MPHIEIKAFPRELTDEQETALAKALTEVLEQHMQSKESAVSIALKYIPQTEWKSSVWDIQIAPEMDELIKKPGYSM comes from the coding sequence ATGCCGCATATCGAAATTAAAGCTTTCCCGAGAGAACTCACTGACGAGCAAGAGACGGCTCTGGCCAAAGCACTGACTGAAGTTCTTGAACAGCATATGCAGAGTAAAGAGTCTGCTGTCAGTATTGCGCTTAAATACATTCCTCAGACCGAGTGGAAATCCAGTGTATGGGATATCCAGATTGCCCCGGAGATGGATGAGCTGATCAAAAAACCTGGCTACAGCATGTAA
- the ssuE gene encoding NADPH-dependent FMN reductase codes for MRVVTLAGSPRFPSRSTALLTLSQKILESQGVEVLPWNIQHFDPDDLIQARFDAPAISLFKEDLASAQGLIIATPVYKAAYSGALKTVLDLLPERALENKVVLPVVTAGSNAHMLAIDYALKPVLSALKSRDILHGVFADDSQVIQSDREAKIDPVILDRLDNELDAFLSALNRLHTPILSGLVA; via the coding sequence ATGCGGGTAGTGACATTAGCCGGAAGTCCGCGCTTTCCTTCGCGCTCCACGGCATTACTGACTCTCAGCCAGAAAATTCTTGAGTCGCAGGGGGTGGAAGTGCTTCCCTGGAATATTCAGCATTTTGATCCGGATGATCTGATTCAGGCCCGGTTTGATGCGCCGGCCATCTCTCTGTTTAAAGAGGATCTTGCCAGCGCTCAGGGTCTGATCATTGCCACACCAGTGTATAAAGCGGCCTATTCGGGCGCATTGAAAACAGTTCTGGACCTATTGCCGGAGCGTGCCCTGGAAAATAAAGTGGTGCTGCCGGTCGTAACCGCAGGCAGTAACGCCCATATGCTGGCGATCGATTACGCACTGAAACCGGTGCTGAGCGCCCTGAAATCCCGTGATATTTTACATGGCGTGTTTGCTGATGATTCGCAGGTGATTCAAAGCGACAGAGAAGCAAAGATTGACCCGGTGATTCTCGACCGGCTGGATAATGAGCTTGATGCCTTCCTGAGTGCTCTCAACCGCTTGCATACTCCGATACTCTCCGGGCTGGTCGCCTGA
- a CDS encoding epoxyqueuosine reductase QueH encodes MSDAIERKPLPLPGGHNKVLLHSCCAPCSGEVMEAMLASGIEYTIFFYNPNIHPLKEYELRKEENIRFAEKFGVPFVDADYDRDNWFERAKGMEWSPERGERCTMCFDMRFERTALYAHEHGFPVITSSLGISRWKDMKQINGCGVRAAAKYPDMLYWEFNWRKGGGSARMIDISKRERFYQQEYCGCIYSLRDTNRHRVATGRERITIGVQYYEPDPNK; translated from the coding sequence ATGTCTGACGCTATCGAAAGAAAACCACTGCCGCTGCCAGGTGGTCATAATAAAGTATTGTTGCATTCCTGCTGCGCACCCTGTTCCGGGGAAGTGATGGAAGCCATGCTGGCCTCGGGTATTGAATACACTATCTTTTTCTATAATCCGAATATCCATCCGCTGAAAGAATATGAGCTGCGGAAAGAGGAAAATATTCGTTTCGCCGAAAAGTTTGGTGTGCCTTTCGTTGATGCTGACTATGACCGGGATAACTGGTTTGAGCGGGCTAAAGGTATGGAGTGGTCACCGGAACGTGGTGAGCGTTGTACCATGTGTTTTGATATGCGCTTTGAACGTACTGCATTATATGCTCACGAACATGGTTTCCCTGTTATTACTTCTTCGCTGGGGATCTCCCGCTGGAAGGATATGAAACAGATCAATGGGTGTGGTGTACGTGCTGCGGCAAAGTATCCGGATATGCTCTACTGGGAATTCAACTGGCGTAAAGGCGGCGGTTCTGCGCGGATGATCGACATCAGCAAACGTGAACGCTTTTATCAGCAGGAGTACTGCGGTTGTATTTACTCACTGCGTGATACTAACCGTCACCGGGTAGCAACCGGACGGGAGCGTATCACCATCGGAGTCCAGTACTACGAGCCGGATCCAAATAAGTAA